CTGCTCCATTTCCTCATCGTTTTCAGGCTGCTTGAAAACGTAGGAATAGCCACCATCGTCGTTGCGCGTGAAGTTGTTGGGTGCCGTATCGCGGCACACGTCGCAGTCAATGCACTGGGTGTCCACGTAGAACATCCCAGGTACGTTGTCTGGATACTTGTCGTCAACCGATGCCATTGCTTTGGTACCTCATTCAGGGAAGTTGAGTCGCCAGAAGTGGCAGAACCCCGGCACGGTAATGCTTCCGGCGTTCGTCACTCCGACTGCCGGATACTGCCGATGCCGTGAAGCTAGTGCAAGACGGGAAGTTTTTTCAATACTTTCATTGAAAAACTTCCGGGCTTTTGCCTGTTCAGCGCCGTGTCCAGGTC
This window of the Chloracidobacterium sp. N genome carries:
- a CDS encoding ferredoxin, with the translated sequence MASVDDKYPDNVPGMFYVDTQCIDCDVCRDTAPNNFTRNDDGGYSYVFKQPENDEEMEQCQEAMDACPVEAIGNDGAE